One Rhizobiales bacterium GAS188 DNA window includes the following coding sequences:
- a CDS encoding succinate semialdehyde dehydrogenase — protein MTIKERLRDPSLLVEHAYVGGQWIDAVGASTIPVIDPATGSEIGTVPALGAAETRQAIVATDGAWAGWRALPAAERASLLVRWQDLMLENLEDLAVIMTVEQGKPLAESRGEIRYGASFVKWFAEEARRVSGDLIPAPGTDRRIVVLKEPVGVSAAITPWNFPNAMITRKCAPALAAGCPIVIKPSDLTPYSALALARLAERAGMPKGVFNVVTGMPEGIGGEMTSNVSVRKLSFTGSTRVGKLLMRQCADTVKRVSFELGGNAPFIVFDDADIDLAITGVMASKFRNGGQTCVCANRILVQDGIYDRFAERLSVEVSRLVIGNGLENGVTIGPLINEAGLSKVERHIDDAMSKGAKIAVGKPKTGKGLFATPTVLTGACTTMQLASEETFGPVAPLFRFRDEAQAIEIANATPYGLASYFFTNDMRRSWRVAERLEFGMVGLNTGMISMEVAPFGGVKQSGIGREGSKYGIEEYLEVKAFHIGGLG, from the coding sequence ATGACAATCAAAGAACGCCTGCGCGACCCCTCTCTCCTGGTCGAGCACGCCTATGTCGGCGGGCAGTGGATCGATGCGGTGGGCGCGAGCACGATCCCGGTGATCGATCCAGCGACCGGCTCCGAGATCGGCACCGTGCCCGCGCTCGGCGCGGCGGAGACCCGCCAAGCCATCGTCGCCACCGACGGCGCCTGGGCCGGCTGGCGGGCGCTACCGGCCGCCGAGAGGGCGAGCCTCCTCGTGCGCTGGCAGGACCTGATGCTCGAGAACCTCGAGGATCTCGCCGTCATCATGACGGTCGAGCAGGGTAAGCCACTCGCTGAATCGCGCGGCGAGATCAGATATGGTGCGAGCTTCGTCAAATGGTTCGCCGAGGAAGCGCGGCGCGTCTCTGGCGACCTGATCCCGGCACCCGGGACCGACCGGCGGATCGTAGTGCTGAAGGAGCCGGTCGGCGTCTCGGCGGCGATCACTCCCTGGAATTTCCCGAACGCGATGATCACCCGCAAATGCGCTCCGGCTCTTGCCGCCGGCTGTCCGATCGTGATCAAGCCATCCGATCTCACACCCTACTCGGCTCTCGCGCTCGCGAGGCTCGCTGAGCGCGCCGGCATGCCCAAGGGCGTGTTCAATGTTGTGACGGGTATGCCGGAGGGCATTGGTGGCGAGATGACCTCGAACGTCTCCGTCCGCAAATTGTCCTTCACGGGCTCGACGCGCGTCGGCAAGCTCCTCATGCGCCAATGCGCCGATACCGTGAAGCGCGTGAGCTTCGAGCTCGGCGGCAATGCACCCTTCATCGTCTTCGACGATGCCGACATCGATCTCGCGATCACCGGCGTCATGGCCAGCAAGTTCCGCAATGGCGGCCAGACCTGCGTCTGTGCCAACCGCATCCTGGTTCAGGATGGCATCTATGACCGCTTCGCCGAACGGTTGAGCGTGGAGGTGTCGCGCCTCGTAATCGGCAACGGGCTCGAGAACGGCGTGACCATCGGCCCGCTCATCAACGAGGCGGGTTTGAGCAAGGTGGAACGCCATATCGACGACGCCATGTCCAAAGGCGCGAAGATCGCGGTTGGCAAGCCCAAGACCGGCAAAGGGCTGTTTGCGACGCCGACCGTCCTCACCGGCGCCTGCACCACGATGCAGCTCGCCTCCGAAGAAACATTCGGGCCGGTCGCGCCGCTTTTCCGCTTCCGCGACGAGGCGCAGGCGATCGAGATCGCCAATGCGACGCCTTACGGCCTCGCCTCCTACTTCTTCACCAACGACATGCGCCGCTCATGGCGGGTTGCCGAACGCCTCGAATTCGGCATGGTCGGTCTCAACACCGGCATGATCTCGATGGAGGTCGCGCCGTTCGGCGGAGTGAAGCAGTCCGGCATCGGCCGCGAAGGCTCGAAATACGGCATCGAGGAATATCTCGAAGTGAAGGCTTTCCACATCGGCGGGCTCGGCTGA
- a CDS encoding transcriptional regulator, AsnC family, whose translation MGATPRLDRIDINILVQLQAVGRVTNVDLADAVGLSPSPCLQRVKRLESAGYIVGYGARLNLAKLTESVTVFTEVTLADHRRADFVKFEASIRGVEEVLECHLVSGGYDYLLRFLCRSITHYQELMESLLERNIGIEKYFSYIVIKSPIMKHALPIKKLIEHE comes from the coding sequence ATGGGCGCTACCCCGAGGCTGGATCGCATCGACATCAATATACTGGTCCAGCTCCAGGCGGTCGGCCGCGTGACCAATGTGGACCTTGCGGACGCGGTCGGACTGTCGCCGAGCCCATGCCTGCAACGCGTCAAGCGCCTCGAATCCGCAGGTTACATCGTGGGCTATGGAGCGCGCCTCAATCTCGCCAAGCTCACCGAGTCCGTCACTGTCTTCACCGAGGTCACCCTCGCCGACCACAGGCGCGCCGATTTCGTGAAGTTCGAGGCTAGTATCCGCGGCGTCGAGGAGGTGCTCGAATGCCACCTCGTCAGCGGCGGTTACGATTATCTGCTGCGCTTCCTGTGCCGCAGCATCACCCATTACCAAGAGTTGATGGAGAGCCTTCTCGAGCGCAATATCGGCATCGAGAAGTATTTCAGCTACATCGTGATCAAGTCGCCCATCATGAAACATGCCCTGCCCATCAAGAAGTTGATCGAGCACGAATAG
- a CDS encoding 4-aminobutyrate aminotransferase apoenzyme, with translation MLDTATKNARLLAQRERQVARGVLTAHPIVIQRGQGAHVWDADGKRYIDFVGGIGVINVGHNHARVVEAVSAQLGAITHTAFQVAAYEPYIELATRLNALVGQGKPFKSVFFTTGAEAVENAVKIARAHTKRSGIVAFRGGFHGRTLLGMTLTGMSQPYRQNFGPFAPEIYHSPFPDAYRGVTTELALQALDDLFATEIPADRVAAIIIEPVQGDGGFLPAPPEFLRALRELATRHGIMLIADEIQTGFGRTCNMFGFQHADIEPDLVTLAKSLAGGFPLSAVVGKAEVMDAPLPGGLGGTYGGNGVACAAALAVLDAFEQDGLVEQGATRAAQLRDGLLDLQQRHAPIGEVRGLGFMLALEFVTDRRSKMPDAAMTQRVIDAAREGGLLVIKCGVHRNVLRFLAPLVTSEADVADALAILDKAIAESAAAPGSVVAASQAGATNATMT, from the coding sequence ATGCTCGACACCGCGACCAAGAATGCGCGTCTCCTGGCTCAGCGCGAGCGCCAGGTGGCGCGGGGTGTGCTCACTGCCCATCCAATCGTGATCCAGCGCGGACAAGGCGCCCATGTCTGGGACGCCGACGGCAAACGCTATATCGATTTCGTCGGCGGCATCGGCGTCATCAATGTCGGCCACAATCACGCCCGCGTGGTCGAGGCAGTGTCAGCGCAGCTCGGCGCCATCACCCACACGGCCTTCCAGGTCGCGGCCTACGAGCCCTATATCGAGCTCGCGACCCGCCTGAATGCGCTCGTCGGCCAGGGCAAGCCTTTCAAGTCGGTCTTCTTCACCACCGGGGCGGAAGCCGTGGAGAACGCGGTCAAGATCGCGCGCGCCCACACCAAGCGCTCGGGCATCGTTGCCTTCCGCGGCGGCTTCCATGGCCGCACCCTGCTCGGCATGACCTTGACCGGCATGAGCCAGCCCTACCGGCAGAATTTCGGGCCCTTCGCGCCGGAAATCTACCACTCGCCGTTTCCCGACGCCTATCGCGGCGTGACGACCGAACTGGCGCTCCAGGCGCTCGACGACCTGTTCGCGACGGAAATCCCGGCGGATCGGGTCGCCGCGATCATCATCGAGCCGGTCCAGGGCGATGGCGGTTTCCTGCCGGCGCCGCCCGAATTCCTGCGCGCCCTGCGCGAGCTCGCGACGCGCCACGGCATCATGCTCATCGCGGATGAAATCCAGACCGGCTTCGGTAGGACATGCAACATGTTCGGCTTCCAGCACGCGGACATCGAGCCCGACCTCGTCACGCTGGCCAAGAGCCTCGCCGGCGGTTTCCCGCTCTCCGCCGTCGTCGGCAAGGCCGAGGTCATGGACGCGCCGCTGCCGGGCGGGCTCGGGGGCACCTATGGCGGCAACGGCGTCGCCTGCGCGGCCGCGCTCGCCGTGCTCGATGCCTTCGAGCAGGACGGTCTCGTCGAGCAGGGGGCAACGCGCGCCGCGCAGTTGCGCGACGGCCTTCTCGATCTGCAGCAGCGGCACGCCCCTATCGGGGAGGTGCGCGGCCTCGGCTTCATGCTGGCGCTCGAATTCGTGACCGACCGCCGCAGCAAGATGCCGGATGCCGCGATGACGCAGCGGGTCATCGACGCGGCGCGCGAGGGCGGCCTGCTGGTGATCAAGTGTGGCGTCCATCGCAACGTGCTGCGCTTCCTCGCACCGCTCGTGACTAGCGAAGCGGACGTCGCCGACGCCCTCGCCATCCTCGACAAGGCGATCGCCGAGAGTGCCGCCGCTCCCGGAAGCGTTGTGGCGGCTAGCCAGGCCGGCGCGACGAACGCTACCATGACCTGA
- a CDS encoding sarcosine oxidase subunit beta, which translates to MSARAADVIIVGGGIMGAATAFFLAKRGRSVVLLERDLVGQYASGTNFGNVRRQGRFLPQLPLANRSREIWGRLPALIGEDAEFLPSGHVRVAFNRDDADLLESYAHNARSYDLDLEILSGNALRDRFPFLSTQAVAGSYSPLDGHANPRLAAPAFGRAARRSGALVMETTEVVAIEKTGEDFLVETRGAGVFRAPALQISAGAWAGALSARFGEAVPLAAHGPQMGVTEPVPYGIEPVLGVSTKVAEEVVYLRQVKRGNIVFGGGLRGPASLETCRANVDPANTLRQIPQLRRLLPAIGRLNVIRTWSGVEGYLSDDLPVMGPSAKVSGLFYAFGFCGHGFQLGPGVGDVMAELIDTGRSATSIEPFLISRFSSAPA; encoded by the coding sequence ATGAGCGCCCGAGCCGCCGACGTGATCATTGTCGGAGGCGGCATTATGGGCGCTGCCACGGCTTTCTTCCTCGCCAAGCGTGGCCGGTCCGTGGTCCTTCTGGAGCGCGATCTCGTCGGCCAATATGCGAGCGGCACGAATTTCGGCAATGTCCGGCGACAAGGGCGCTTCCTGCCGCAGCTTCCGCTCGCCAACCGTTCCCGCGAAATCTGGGGAAGATTGCCTGCTCTGATCGGCGAGGATGCGGAGTTCCTGCCCTCAGGACATGTGCGCGTCGCTTTCAACCGGGACGATGCTGACCTGCTCGAAAGCTATGCGCATAACGCGAGATCCTACGATCTCGACCTCGAGATCCTCTCGGGCAATGCCTTACGCGACCGGTTCCCCTTCCTCTCGACGCAGGCCGTGGCCGGCTCCTATTCGCCGCTCGACGGCCATGCCAATCCGCGCCTTGCCGCACCCGCCTTCGGCCGCGCAGCGCGGCGCTCCGGCGCGCTAGTGATGGAGACGACCGAAGTCGTCGCGATCGAGAAGACAGGCGAGGATTTCCTCGTCGAGACTCGGGGCGCGGGTGTCTTTCGTGCCCCTGCCCTCCAGATTTCGGCCGGAGCCTGGGCCGGCGCGCTCTCGGCCCGCTTCGGCGAGGCCGTGCCGCTCGCGGCACATGGCCCGCAGATGGGCGTGACCGAGCCGGTCCCCTACGGCATCGAGCCGGTGCTCGGCGTCTCGACCAAGGTTGCCGAGGAGGTCGTATATCTGCGTCAAGTCAAGCGCGGCAACATCGTCTTCGGCGGCGGCTTGCGCGGGCCGGCCTCGCTCGAAACCTGTCGCGCCAATGTCGATCCGGCGAACACGCTGCGACAGATCCCGCAGCTTCGGCGCTTGCTGCCTGCCATCGGTCGCCTCAATGTCATTCGTACCTGGAGCGGCGTCGAGGGCTATCTCTCGGATGACCTGCCGGTGATGGGCCCGAGCGCCAAGGTTTCGGGTCTGTTCTACGCCTTCGGCTTCTGCGGGCATGGGTTCCAGCTCGGTCCGGGGGTCGGCGACGTGATGGCCGAGCTGATCGATACGGGACGAAGCGCGACGTCGATCGAGCCGTTCCTGATCTCGCGCTTCTCAAGCGCTCCCGCATGA
- a CDS encoding NADPH-dependent 2,4-dienoyl-CoA reductase, sulfur reductase translates to MAGPRVIIVGAGPAGVRAAERLAQAELRPLIVDEAPAAGGQIYRRQPTNFRREAKELYGFEAGKAQTLHGTFEALKPAIEHRSETLAWNVFDGKLHLASPTGHEAVPFDALILATGATDRIMPVPGWTKPGVTSLGGAQIALKAQACAIGAKPVFLGTGPLLYLVAYQYAKAGVRPAALLDTSPFFNRLTALPKLAARPDMLAKGLYYSAWLSVRRIPVLTGITPVAIEGERRVTGTRFRDRRGRERSFDCDAVGLGYGLRSETQLADLARCRFTFDPLARQWLPATDQDGRTSVPNVYIAGDGARIAGADAAELAGRLAACAALTDLGHRVPPAEFEALRAPLTRMASFREGLEQAFPWPAHLATAYPDEALVCRCEAVTAGELRRSAQELGALEVNRAKAFSRVGMGRCQGRYCGLAGAEILAAALGVTLTEVGRLRGQAPVKPLALTAEAGP, encoded by the coding sequence ATGGCCGGCCCCCGTGTGATCATCGTCGGCGCCGGCCCGGCCGGCGTCAGGGCGGCAGAGCGCCTTGCGCAGGCGGAGCTGCGGCCGCTCATCGTCGACGAGGCACCTGCCGCCGGCGGCCAGATCTACCGGCGCCAGCCCACGAATTTCCGGCGCGAGGCCAAAGAGCTCTACGGCTTCGAGGCAGGCAAGGCGCAGACCCTGCATGGCACCTTCGAGGCGCTCAAGCCAGCAATTGAGCATCGGTCGGAAACGCTTGCCTGGAACGTCTTCGACGGCAAGCTGCATCTCGCCTCACCCACGGGCCATGAAGCCGTGCCTTTCGACGCGCTCATCCTCGCCACCGGGGCGACGGATCGCATCATGCCAGTACCTGGGTGGACGAAGCCCGGCGTCACGAGCCTCGGCGGCGCCCAGATCGCGCTGAAGGCCCAGGCCTGCGCGATCGGCGCCAAGCCTGTCTTTCTCGGAACCGGACCGCTCCTCTACCTCGTCGCCTATCAATACGCGAAGGCGGGCGTGAGGCCCGCGGCGCTGCTCGACACGTCGCCCTTCTTCAACCGGCTGACGGCGCTCCCAAAGCTCGCGGCGCGCCCCGACATGCTGGCGAAAGGGCTCTATTACAGCGCCTGGCTGTCCGTCCGGCGCATTCCCGTGCTGACCGGGATCACACCTGTCGCGATCGAGGGGGAACGTCGCGTCACCGGCACGCGCTTTCGCGATCGGCGTGGTCGCGAGCGCAGCTTCGACTGTGACGCTGTCGGCCTGGGTTACGGGCTGCGCTCGGAGACGCAGCTCGCCGATCTCGCGCGCTGTCGCTTCACCTTCGATCCTTTGGCGCGTCAGTGGTTGCCGGCAACGGACCAAGACGGGCGAACCTCCGTGCCCAATGTCTATATCGCCGGAGACGGAGCGAGAATTGCCGGCGCCGATGCCGCCGAGCTCGCGGGGCGGCTCGCCGCCTGCGCGGCTCTCACCGATCTCGGTCACCGGGTTCCACCTGCCGAATTCGAGGCGTTGCGGGCGCCGCTCACTCGCATGGCGAGCTTCCGCGAAGGGCTGGAGCAGGCCTTCCCCTGGCCGGCCCATCTCGCCACCGCTTATCCCGACGAGGCACTCGTCTGCCGTTGCGAGGCGGTCACGGCGGGCGAGTTGCGCCGCAGCGCCCAGGAGCTGGGCGCCCTTGAAGTCAACCGCGCCAAGGCCTTCAGCCGCGTCGGCATGGGACGCTGCCAGGGCCGATATTGCGGCTTAGCCGGGGCCGAAATCCTCGCGGCCGCGCTCGGCGTGACTCTCACGGAGGTCGGTCGGCTGCGCGGCCAGGCACCGGTCAAGCCGCTGGCGCTCACTGCGGAGGCCGGCCCATGA
- a CDS encoding 2Fe-2S iron-sulfur cluster binding domain-containing protein (manually curated), with protein MRDDAQSRPLFRRVGEGGRAVVRLEVDGAPVEALEGDTLLTALLTSGSKVRTSEFGDGPRAGFCLMGACQDCWVWTAAGSRLRACYTPVAEGMRIMTREIPWPAPV; from the coding sequence ATGCGGGATGATGCTCAGTCCAGGCCCCTGTTCCGGCGCGTCGGCGAAGGCGGACGCGCCGTGGTGCGGCTTGAAGTCGACGGCGCACCAGTCGAGGCCTTGGAGGGCGATACGCTGCTCACAGCCCTTCTGACCAGCGGTTCAAAAGTGAGGACGAGCGAGTTCGGCGACGGTCCGCGCGCCGGCTTCTGCCTGATGGGCGCCTGCCAGGATTGCTGGGTGTGGACGGCCGCAGGCTCACGGTTGCGGGCCTGCTACACGCCGGTTGCCGAGGGCATGCGCATCATGACGCGGGAGATTCCATGGCCGGCCCCCGTGTGA
- a CDS encoding DNA-binding transcriptional regulator, LysR family: MRARQLEVFRTVMRAGTVTGAAKALNVSQPALSQILLHTEDELGFRLFHRIKGRLVPTPEAEELFPEADRLFDDLDNLRSLALDLKHGKVGTVRLAASAPPSLSFVPRALRSFREAHPGVRTLSFVVPAEVIATMLDRGQAGLGIAMNDQPLPAIDTEVIARSELVCVMPATHELAKRDAVSMAELEGETIISYRGASLPGMLLERALAREGARLRPDIEIDVSIIALAFVQQGLGVALVDGLIPWESFPGLAARAFLPTVSLPLCLLTSTRRPLSRGHDLLRAELRRAVREHAASPTIQGVLKPV; this comes from the coding sequence ATGAGAGCGAGGCAGCTCGAAGTTTTCCGAACGGTAATGCGGGCAGGAACCGTGACGGGCGCCGCGAAGGCGCTCAACGTCTCGCAGCCCGCGCTGAGCCAGATTCTCCTGCACACCGAGGACGAGCTCGGCTTTCGCCTGTTTCATCGAATCAAGGGTCGGCTCGTTCCGACCCCGGAGGCCGAAGAGCTGTTTCCTGAGGCCGACCGTCTGTTCGACGATCTCGACAATCTCAGGAGCCTGGCGCTTGATCTTAAGCACGGCAAGGTCGGCACGGTGCGCCTCGCGGCCTCCGCGCCGCCATCGCTCTCCTTCGTGCCGCGTGCATTACGGAGCTTCCGCGAGGCGCATCCCGGAGTGCGGACCTTGTCTTTCGTGGTGCCGGCCGAGGTGATCGCAACGATGCTCGATCGCGGGCAGGCGGGGCTCGGCATCGCGATGAACGACCAGCCGCTGCCCGCGATCGACACGGAAGTCATCGCCCGCAGCGAGCTGGTCTGCGTCATGCCCGCCACGCATGAGCTCGCGAAGCGCGACGCCGTGTCGATGGCCGAGCTCGAAGGCGAGACGATCATTTCCTATCGCGGCGCATCGCTGCCCGGCATGCTGCTCGAAAGGGCGCTGGCGCGTGAGGGGGCGCGGCTGCGCCCGGATATCGAGATCGACGTCTCGATCATCGCGCTCGCCTTCGTGCAGCAGGGCCTCGGCGTCGCGCTCGTCGACGGCCTCATCCCCTGGGAGAGCTTTCCCGGCCTCGCTGCGCGCGCCTTCCTGCCGACAGTGTCGCTACCTCTCTGCCTGCTGACGAGCACCCGCCGTCCGCTATCGCGCGGGCACGATCTGCTGCGCGCCGAATTGCGCCGTGCCGTGCGCGAGCACGCGGCGAGCCCAACGATTCAAGGTGTGTTGAAGCCTGTCTGA